From a single Pseudomonas cremoricolorata genomic region:
- a CDS encoding ShlB/FhaC/HecB family hemolysin secretion/activation protein — protein MLASTRTLVSGYALCLAFFSAAPVLAATPGEQDLIRDRQDRLLEEQRRRLQELKDLPGRQTAPSAPATPTDDRCFDIKRIELKGADALTPAERTALVEPFQGKCLGLEQLNEVLKAVTDHYIDKGLVTSRAYLPQQDLSTGVLQVLVVEGKLENLRSDAAEGFTARELAMTFPGKEGELVNLRELEQMTDQLNRLPSNRAQIELTPGQAIGGSDVAVKNTPDKPWRANLSRNNDGQRSTGEQQWNIGLDWDNPLGLADQVSLRGGHDAISDHDKGSRNALFSYSVPWGWWTFNYLYSETHYRTQLDVGGGDAKQDGDSQNHQLSAERVIHRDALSKTSVNFGLAHLRTNNFFDGNKLELSSNRISEAQVGINHGRRIGSAFLNLDLGMQQGVGLFDAQGRHHLEPGDRDPRYRKYTGTLSYLHPFELWGESLAFTSLATGQRSEDLLFSPQRLSLGGSSSVRGYKDQFLSGDSGGYWRNELRLTRPVTLDWLRPVLAEYGAAIGYDQGVIRNDRYNGDEHGRLTSSSLELYTRGQHVAASVTFAHSLERPDVIDREAPIYFRLDVFL, from the coding sequence ATGCTTGCCTCGACAAGGACGTTGGTGAGCGGCTACGCACTGTGCCTGGCGTTTTTCAGCGCCGCGCCGGTACTGGCCGCCACGCCCGGTGAACAAGACCTCATCCGCGACCGTCAGGACCGCCTGCTCGAAGAGCAGCGCCGGCGCCTGCAAGAGCTCAAGGACCTGCCCGGCCGGCAGACCGCCCCCAGCGCACCGGCCACCCCCACCGACGACCGTTGCTTCGACATCAAGCGCATCGAGCTCAAGGGCGCCGATGCCCTGACGCCCGCCGAACGCACAGCGCTGGTCGAGCCGTTCCAAGGCAAATGCCTGGGCCTCGAGCAGCTCAACGAAGTGCTCAAGGCGGTCACCGACCACTACATCGATAAGGGCCTGGTCACCAGCCGCGCCTACCTGCCGCAGCAGGACTTATCCACAGGCGTGCTGCAGGTGCTGGTGGTCGAAGGCAAGCTGGAAAACCTGCGCAGCGACGCCGCCGAGGGCTTCACTGCCCGTGAACTGGCGATGACCTTCCCCGGCAAAGAGGGCGAACTGGTCAACCTGCGTGAGTTGGAGCAGATGACCGACCAGCTCAACCGCCTGCCGTCCAACCGTGCGCAGATCGAGCTGACCCCCGGCCAGGCCATCGGCGGCAGCGACGTTGCGGTGAAGAACACGCCCGACAAACCCTGGCGCGCCAACCTCTCGCGCAACAACGACGGCCAGCGCAGCACCGGCGAGCAGCAGTGGAATATCGGCCTGGACTGGGACAACCCGCTGGGCCTGGCCGACCAGGTAAGCCTGCGCGGCGGCCACGATGCCATTAGCGACCACGACAAGGGCTCGCGCAATGCCCTGTTCTCGTACAGCGTGCCGTGGGGCTGGTGGACCTTCAATTACCTGTACAGCGAGACCCATTACCGCACGCAACTGGACGTCGGCGGCGGCGATGCCAAGCAGGATGGCGACAGCCAGAACCATCAACTGAGCGCCGAGCGGGTGATTCATCGCGATGCCCTGAGCAAGACCTCGGTCAACTTCGGCCTGGCGCACCTGCGCACCAACAACTTCTTCGACGGCAACAAGCTCGAGCTGAGCAGCAACCGCATCAGCGAGGCGCAGGTGGGCATCAACCACGGTCGGCGCATCGGCTCGGCGTTCCTCAACCTCGACTTAGGGATGCAGCAGGGCGTCGGCCTGTTCGACGCACAGGGCCGGCACCACCTCGAGCCTGGCGACCGCGACCCGCGCTACCGCAAGTACACCGGCACCCTGAGCTACCTGCACCCCTTCGAGCTGTGGGGCGAGAGTCTGGCCTTCACCAGCCTGGCCACCGGCCAGCGCAGTGAAGACCTGCTGTTCAGCCCGCAGCGCCTGAGCCTGGGCGGTTCATCGTCGGTGCGCGGCTACAAGGACCAGTTCCTCTCCGGCGACAGCGGCGGTTACTGGCGTAACGAACTGCGCCTGACCCGCCCAGTGACCCTCGACTGGTTGCGCCCGGTGCTGGCCGAGTACGGCGCCGCCATCGGCTACGACCAGGGCGTGATTCGCAACGACCGCTACAACGGCGACGAACATGGCCGGCTGACCAGCAGCTCGCTGGAGCTGTACACCCGCGGCCAGCATGTGGCCGCGTCGGTGACCTTCGCCCATTCCCTGGAACGTCCCGATGTGATCGACCGTGAAGCGCCGATCTATTTCCGTCTGGATGTTTTCCTTTAA
- a CDS encoding LysR family transcriptional regulator encodes MDELRKIDLNLLLALHALLSERHVTRAALRLHRSQPAVSHALAQLRTHFNDPLLVRQAGGMVLSARAQWLLKPLQDALGSLNGLLASPQFDPAVAQRRFRLAMSDYAARIVLPPLLRHLRRAAPGIELAISQASREGMLAQVQDGELDLALGVFDDVPEGITRQTLFIEHFVSIADRASLPEDQTLSLHAWLARPQVMLAMRPDAFDEVERALAAQGLKRQVVLALPHWGAAIDVLPGTDLLLTVASRAADSLHAFGELRQFAPPIELPQIDYQQAWHARKENDPAHRWLRDAVYAASQPQAN; translated from the coding sequence ATGGATGAACTGCGCAAGATCGACCTCAACCTGCTGCTGGCACTGCACGCGCTACTGAGCGAACGCCACGTCACCCGCGCCGCGCTGCGCCTACACCGCAGCCAGCCAGCGGTCAGCCATGCCCTGGCGCAACTGCGCACGCATTTCAACGACCCGCTGCTGGTCAGGCAAGCCGGTGGCATGGTGCTGAGCGCCCGTGCGCAATGGCTACTCAAGCCGTTGCAAGACGCCCTCGGCAGCCTGAATGGGCTGCTCGCCTCACCGCAGTTCGATCCGGCGGTGGCGCAGCGGCGGTTCCGCCTGGCGATGTCCGATTACGCCGCCAGAATCGTCCTGCCGCCGTTGCTGCGCCACCTGCGCCGCGCCGCGCCGGGTATCGAACTGGCGATCAGCCAGGCCAGCCGCGAAGGCATGCTGGCGCAAGTGCAGGATGGCGAACTCGACCTGGCCCTGGGGGTGTTCGACGACGTGCCGGAAGGCATCACGCGGCAGACGCTGTTCATCGAACACTTCGTCAGCATCGCCGACCGGGCTTCATTGCCTGAAGACCAAACCCTGTCGTTGCACGCCTGGCTGGCGCGACCCCAGGTGATGCTGGCGATGCGCCCGGATGCCTTCGATGAAGTCGAACGTGCCCTGGCGGCGCAGGGGCTCAAGCGCCAGGTGGTGCTGGCTTTACCGCACTGGGGGGCTGCCATCGACGTGCTGCCCGGCACCGACTTGCTGCTGACGGTCGCCAGCCGCGCTGCCGATTCACTGCATGCGTTCGGCGAACTCAGGCAGTTCGCGCCGCCCATCGAACTGCCGCAGATCGACTATCAACAGGCCTGGCATGCGCGCAAGGAGAATGACCCGGCGCACCGCTGGCTGCGTGATGCGGTGTACGCGGCCAGTCAGCCGCAGGCGAATTGA
- a CDS encoding DMT family transporter, with protein MLNKTLLLTLLPLAMSLMAGALIPVQAASGGALGRILGSPLWGAAVAMGIGSLALLITALALRLPLPNFIAAGHGPWWLWLGGFTGAVYVATSLALLPKVGAANFMLCVIVGQMIAALLLDHFGLLGLPVKPVTLGRVLGIAIMLAGLVVALQSGGQAKPAVAVEQEQASRVVRG; from the coding sequence ATGCTGAACAAGACGCTATTACTGACCCTGCTGCCGCTGGCCATGTCGCTGATGGCCGGCGCGTTGATTCCCGTACAAGCGGCGAGCGGCGGTGCCCTGGGGCGCATTCTCGGCAGCCCGCTGTGGGGTGCTGCGGTGGCCATGGGCATTGGCTCGCTGGCCTTGTTGATAACCGCGCTGGCGCTGCGCCTGCCGCTGCCCAATTTCATCGCTGCCGGGCACGGCCCGTGGTGGCTGTGGCTCGGGGGCTTTACCGGGGCGGTTTACGTGGCGACTTCGCTGGCGCTGTTACCGAAGGTCGGTGCGGCCAACTTCATGCTGTGCGTGATCGTCGGGCAGATGATCGCCGCCCTGCTGCTCGACCACTTCGGCCTGCTCGGCCTGCCGGTGAAGCCGGTGACCCTGGGCCGGGTGCTGGGCATCGCCATCATGCTGGCCGGGCTGGTGGTCGCGCTGCAAAGCGGCGGGCAGGCCAAGCCTGCCGTGGCGGTGGAGCAGGAGCAGGCTTCGCGGGTGGTTCGCGGGTGA
- a CDS encoding coniferyl-alcohol dehydrogenase, with the protein MLNGKKLVITGVSSGIGEETARLARVQGAHVIGVDINRPTVEVEQFIQVDLSSQASIDSLFGQLPDGIDGLANIAGLPPTQPAERVLKVNLVGLKYLTLGLVPHLADNASIVNLASLAGVGWPQSVPAIRDSEHLSFTGVAEFCARHDIVGARSYFFSKEALIAWTLQHRWTWRERGIRMNAVSPGPVDTPILKDFVETLGARAEEDMKTMDRPGHASDIAPVVAFLLSDASRWMRGTNLAVDGGMHSHLLATGNGLENS; encoded by the coding sequence ATGCTCAATGGTAAAAAGCTGGTCATTACCGGTGTCTCCTCCGGCATCGGCGAAGAAACCGCGCGTTTGGCACGGGTGCAGGGTGCTCACGTGATTGGCGTAGACATCAACCGGCCCACGGTGGAGGTCGAGCAGTTCATTCAGGTCGACCTGTCGTCCCAGGCCTCGATCGACAGCCTGTTCGGGCAGTTGCCCGACGGCATCGACGGCCTGGCCAACATCGCCGGTTTGCCGCCCACGCAACCGGCCGAGCGCGTGCTCAAGGTCAACCTGGTTGGCCTCAAGTACCTCACCCTCGGTTTGGTGCCGCACCTGGCGGACAACGCCTCGATCGTCAACCTGGCTTCACTGGCCGGGGTCGGCTGGCCGCAGTCGGTTCCGGCCATTCGCGACAGCGAGCACCTGAGCTTCACCGGCGTGGCCGAGTTCTGCGCCCGGCACGACATCGTCGGTGCGCGCAGCTATTTCTTCTCCAAGGAAGCGCTGATCGCCTGGACCCTGCAACACCGCTGGACCTGGCGCGAGCGCGGGATTCGCATGAATGCGGTGAGCCCAGGGCCGGTGGACACGCCGATCCTCAAGGACTTCGTGGAAACCCTTGGCGCCCGCGCCGAGGAAGACATGAAGACCATGGACCGCCCCGGCCACGCCAGTGACATCGCCCCGGTGGTGGCCTTCCTGCTCAGCGACGCCTCGCGCTGGATGCGCGGCACCAACCTGGCGGTCGACGGCGGCATGCACTCGCACCTGCTGGCGACTGGCAACGGCTTGGAAAACAGCTAG
- a CDS encoding aldehyde dehydrogenase family protein translates to MTHLATQFPVFNQQFIAGQWRDGRDGSVLQVTNPFDGSPLAQIVQADRDDLDEAYRAAAQAQVKWAATGPAERAAVMHRAVQLFDEHREAIIDWIIRESGSTRIKAQIEWGAARGITLESASFPARVHGRLLPSNVPGKENRVYREALGVVGVISPWNFPLHLSQRSVAPALALGNAVVIKPASDTPVTGGLLLASIYEAAGLPAGLLSVVVGAGSKIGNAFVEHEVPKFISFTGSTPVGLNIGRLASGGQHLKHVALELGGNSPFVVLADADLEQAVNAAVMGKFLHQGQICMAINRIIVEDALHDAFVERYAERVKALKVGNPHDADTVVGPIINAKQLQGLLEKVSRAKEEGARAVVEGEVQGQLLPPHVFADVTKDMEIAREEIFGPLVGIQRARDEAHALELANDSEFGLSSAVFSGNLERAVRFARQVKAGMTHVNDIPVNDEAHAPFGGEKNSGLGRFNGDWAIEEFTTDHWISVQGSPRRYPF, encoded by the coding sequence ATGACTCACCTTGCCACGCAATTCCCTGTCTTCAATCAGCAGTTCATTGCCGGTCAATGGCGCGACGGCCGCGACGGCAGTGTGCTGCAGGTGACCAACCCATTCGACGGTAGCCCGCTGGCGCAGATCGTCCAGGCCGACCGCGATGACCTCGACGAGGCCTACCGCGCCGCCGCCCAGGCCCAGGTGAAGTGGGCCGCGACCGGCCCGGCTGAACGCGCCGCAGTGATGCACCGCGCCGTGCAACTGTTCGACGAACACCGCGAAGCGATCATCGACTGGATCATCCGCGAGTCGGGCAGTACCCGCATCAAGGCGCAGATCGAGTGGGGCGCAGCGCGTGGCATCACCCTGGAATCGGCCTCGTTCCCGGCCCGTGTGCATGGCCGCCTGCTGCCCTCCAATGTCCCGGGCAAGGAAAACCGCGTGTATCGCGAAGCGCTGGGCGTGGTCGGGGTGATCAGCCCGTGGAACTTCCCCCTGCACCTGTCGCAGCGCTCGGTGGCGCCGGCGCTGGCCCTGGGTAACGCAGTGGTGATCAAGCCGGCCAGCGACACCCCAGTGACCGGCGGCCTGCTCTTGGCGAGCATTTATGAAGCGGCCGGGCTGCCTGCCGGGTTGCTCAGCGTGGTGGTCGGTGCCGGCTCGAAGATCGGCAACGCCTTCGTCGAGCACGAAGTGCCCAAGTTCATCTCCTTCACCGGCTCGACCCCGGTAGGCCTGAACATCGGCCGCCTGGCCTCGGGCGGTCAGCACCTCAAGCATGTGGCGCTGGAGCTGGGTGGCAACAGCCCGTTCGTGGTGTTGGCCGATGCCGACCTGGAGCAGGCGGTCAACGCTGCGGTGATGGGCAAGTTTCTGCACCAAGGGCAGATCTGCATGGCGATCAACCGCATCATCGTCGAAGACGCGCTGCACGATGCCTTCGTCGAGCGCTACGCCGAGCGGGTCAAGGCGCTGAAGGTCGGCAATCCGCACGATGCCGACACGGTGGTCGGCCCGATCATCAACGCCAAGCAGCTGCAAGGCCTGCTGGAGAAGGTGTCGCGAGCCAAGGAGGAGGGCGCCCGGGCGGTGGTCGAGGGTGAGGTGCAGGGCCAGTTGCTACCGCCGCACGTATTCGCCGACGTCACCAAGGACATGGAAATCGCCCGCGAAGAAATCTTCGGCCCGCTGGTTGGCATTCAGCGTGCGCGTGACGAGGCGCATGCCCTTGAGCTGGCCAACGACAGCGAGTTCGGCCTGTCCAGCGCGGTGTTCAGCGGCAATCTGGAGCGCGCGGTGCGCTTCGCCCGCCAGGTCAAGGCCGGCATGACCCACGTGAACGACATCCCGGTGAACGACGAGGCCCACGCCCCGTTCGGTGGCGAGAAGAACTCAGGCCTGGGCCGCTTCAACGGCGACTGGGCGATCGAGGAATTCACCACCGACCATTGGATCAGCGTGCAAGGCTCGCCGCGCCGCTACCCCTTCTGA